Part of the Pseudomonas chlororaphis genome, CGCTTGCTCGCGGCCCTGCACGCCGACGCAGGCCAGGCGCCACGGGAACGCCTGACCCCGCCAAGAGAGGTCCAGGAACCGCCCCGGGACTACGCGCCCAAAGCCCCCAATTCGCCGGGCATGCTCGATGAGCATTACGGCTTGAAGAAGTAACGCCTGCCGCCAATAAAAAGCCCGCCCGATCACTTGATCGGGCGGGCTTTTTTAGCCCAAGAAAATTCCTGTGGGAGCGAGCTTGCTCGCGATGACGGCGGCACATCCCACATCACCGGTTCAGGCAGACCGCTATCGCGAGCAAGCTCGCTCCCACAGGGGGTGGCGCCAGCCACAAAAAACGGGGGCCATGTCTGCATGGCCCCCGTTTCATTTACCGCACAGCCGTTATGGGTACTGCTGGTAAGTCTGCCCCTGCTGCTGTGGCGCCTGGTACTGCTGGCCGGGGATGGCCTTGAGGTTGACTTCGACGCGGCGGTTCTGGGCGCGACCATTGACGTCGGCGTTGCTGGCCACGGGGTTGTCCGGGCCGGCGCCACGGGCGCTCAGGTTGGCGCCGCTCACGCCCTGGGACGTCAGGTAGGTCGCCACGCTTTGTGCACGACGCTGGGACAGGTCCATGTTGTGCTGGCGACTGCCGGTGCTGTCGGTGTAACCGACGATCTCGATCTGGTTCTGGTTGAACTCCTTGAGGGAATTCGCCAGGTTGTTCAGCGGCTGGTAGAAGCTGGACGCGATGTTCGCCGAGTCGGTGGCGAAGGTGATGTTGCCTGGCATGATCAACTTGATCTGGTCACCCTGGCGCTGCACTTCAACGCCGGTATTGGCCATGCTCGCGCGCAGTTTCTTTTCCTGCTGGTCGGCGTAGTAGCCGTAGCCGGCCGCGGATGCCCCGACCACCGCAGCACCGATCAACGCGCCTTTGCCACGGTTATCGTGGCCGATGGCCGCGCCGGCCAATGCCCCGGCCAGGGCGCCGAGGCCGCCGTACTTGGCGGTCTTGCTCATGCCGGAAGATTCCGTGGAGGCCTGGCCCTGGTTGTCATAAGGGTTAGGCGATGCGCAACCGGACAACAAGGCCACAGCGGTTGCGACGACGATCAAGCGACGCGAGGTGAACATGGAATGCTCCTGGTTTGAGTCTGGAGTGCCAGGGCGTAGGCAACCGACTCTGGCTGGCGTTTGAACGCGCCAATCGGCAAAAATTCCGTCCCGCTGCGTTTCGCCTGGCTGCGCTGCCTTGTGCAAGGGCCGCGGCTCAGGGCTTGGTCACCCGGTGCCGATGGCCGTCGTGCGGCCCGATGTGCAAAGCCGATGGGTGGGGGCCCTGATCAGCGCCCCCCCCCCTGGTCTATTGGCGAGCTCAGCCCTCGAGGAGGCTGCGGGCCACGCCCCTGACGATCATCTCCACTTCCCGCCCGTCCAGGGTCAGTGGCGGCAGCACGCGGATGATCTTGCCGCGGGTGACGTTGATCAGCAGACCGTGATCCCGGGCCGCGCGCAGGGCCAGGTCGCGCACCGGTTGCTTGAGTTCGATGCCGATCATCAGGCCCTGGCCACGGATCGCCAGCACATTCGGGTTGTCCGCCAACTCGGCCCGCAGCCGGCTGAGCAATTGCTCACCCTGACGCCGGGCGTTATCCACCAGCCCTTGCTCCTCGATAATCGCCAGTACCGTGCAACCGGCCCGACAAGCCAAGGGGTTACCGCCAAAGGTGCTGCCGTGGCTGCCGGGCGTGAACAGCTCGGCGGCCTTGCCCCGGGCCAGGCATGCGCCGATGGGCACACCGTTGCCCAGACCCTTGGCGAGGGTCATGACGTCCGGCACGATGCCCTCGTGCTGGAACGCGAACCACTGGCCCGTGCGACC contains:
- a CDS encoding cell envelope biogenesis protein OmpA, producing the protein MFTSRRLIVVATAVALLSGCASPNPYDNQGQASTESSGMSKTAKYGGLGALAGALAGAAIGHDNRGKGALIGAAVVGASAAGYGYYADQQEKKLRASMANTGVEVQRQGDQIKLIMPGNITFATDSANIASSFYQPLNNLANSLKEFNQNQIEIVGYTDSTGSRQHNMDLSQRRAQSVATYLTSQGVSGANLSARGAGPDNPVASNADVNGRAQNRRVEVNLKAIPGQQYQAPQQQGQTYQQYP